In Candidatus Obscuribacterales bacterium, the genomic stretch TAAACCCAATGATGAATTGGCGATCGCTCAACAGGCCGGCGAACTCCACCGCAATTTCCAAGGCTACACCACCCAGCCCGAATCTGACCTACTGGGCTTTGGCATGACCTCCATCAGTATGTTGCAGGATGTCTATGTGCAAAACCATAAGCGCATCGGTGATTTCTACCGTGCCCTAGATGTCGACCAATTGCCCATCGATAAAGGCGTGCGGCTCACCCAGGATGATCTGATTCGGCGCACGGTGATTATGGAGTTGATGTGTCAGTTCCAGCTCTCGGTACAAGACCTAGAGGCCAAGTATCACCTAGGGTTTGACCTAGAGTTCAACGACTATTTTGCGTCGGTGCTCCCCCAACTGGATGCCCTAGAAGCCGATGGACTGCTCAAGCGCTGGGGTGATGGCATTGAAGTCACCCCTAGCGGCCGCTTGCTGATTCGCAACATCGCCGCCGTGTTTGATACTTACCTAGGCGCTCGCACAGGTAACACCTTTTCGAAGGCAATTTAAGGAACGACACCTATAGATGGGTCGCGCATATCCCATCTCAATCTTGCCAACTTGGGGCGTTGCTGATCACCCAACGTGCTGATCATCCAAATCCATGGGGGTCTGCACGTGTTAGCACAACCTTAATCAGGATTCTCATGCCTTGTGCTCGTCAGCAACACCCAAGCTGGACATCCTGGGCCGCCGAGTCTCCAGGAAACTCTAAACCCCTAGCTCATTGTGTTGTGTGAGGTATTCATGTCCGTTAGTTCCCTACCACCCCATCCCAGCCGCTATCCTCTCAACTGGGTTGCCGTTACATTATTCACCGCCGTCCATGCCCTAGCCCTGCTGGCCCCATGGTTTTTCTCATGGGCGGCCCTAGGCGTGATGTTGGCCCTCCACTGGCTCTTTGGCAGCATCGGCATTTGCCTTGGCTACCATCGCCTCCTCAGCCATCGCAGCTTCCAAGTTCCCCGCTGGCTGGAATATGCGATCGCCATCATTGGCGCACTGGCCCTGCAAGGCGGCCCCATTTTCTGGGTGGCGGGCCATCGTCTGCACCACGCCCACACCGAAGATGTGGAGCAAGATCCCTATTCTGCCAAGCGCGGCTTTTGGTGGAGCCATATGCTGTGGATGATCTATCCCCATCCAGATTTCTTTACCTACGATCGCTACCAAAAATTTGCCCCCGACCTAGCCCGCCAAGGCTTTTATCGCTGGCTCAACAGCAACTTTCTGCTATTGCAAATCCCCTTAGGTTTGCTGCTCTACGCCATCGGCGGCTGGTCGTTCATCATCTACGGTCTGGTCTTGCGCGCCGTCTTGCTCTGGCATAGCACCTGGTTCATCAACTCCGTCACCCACATGTGGGGTTACCGCACCTTCCACGTCAACGATAATTCCCGAAACCTTTGGTGGGCAGCGATCTTGACCTACGGTGAAGGCTGGCACAATAACCATCACGCCTATCCCCACGTGGCCAAAGCAGGTTGGCGCTGGTGGGAAGTCGATGTTACCTGGTGGGCGATCTGGCTGCTCAAGTCGGTCGGTCTAGCCCGAGAGGTTGTTATGCCGCCAGACAAAGCTTTAGCCCTTGCTGTTCAACCGGTGCAGCGATCGCTCTAATATCGCTGTACCAAAGCCAACTTGCACAGATAACAGTCGGGGTGTAGCCATTACACCCCGTTTTTTTGTCGCTCTCTCGACTAAATCGCTACAAATACTGTGGCTCTTGAGCTGGATGTGCCATGGGTACAGATACGCGAATGGGGTGGAGCCGCAACTCCACCCC encodes the following:
- a CDS encoding fatty acid desaturase, giving the protein MSVSSLPPHPSRYPLNWVAVTLFTAVHALALLAPWFFSWAALGVMLALHWLFGSIGICLGYHRLLSHRSFQVPRWLEYAIAIIGALALQGGPIFWVAGHRLHHAHTEDVEQDPYSAKRGFWWSHMLWMIYPHPDFFTYDRYQKFAPDLARQGFYRWLNSNFLLLQIPLGLLLYAIGGWSFIIYGLVLRAVLLWHSTWFINSVTHMWGYRTFHVNDNSRNLWWAAILTYGEGWHNNHHAYPHVAKAGWRWWEVDVTWWAIWLLKSVGLAREVVMPPDKALALAVQPVQRSL